GCGCGAACTGCCGCTCGACGCCAGCCGCACGCACTTTCTCGGCACCTTGCCGCACGCGCGTTACCTGCAGGCGCTGCAGGTGTCGGCCGCGCATGTCTACCTCACGGTGCCGTTCGTGCTGTCGTGGTCGCTGCTCGAAGCGCTGGCCAGCGGCTGCCTGGTGATCGCTTCCGACACCGCGCCGGTGCGCGAGGTCATCCAGCACGGCCGCCAGGGCCTGCTGGTCGATTTCTTCGACGTCGCTGCGCTGACGCAGCACCTGCTCGCAGCGGTCGACCAGTCCGCCGCGTTCACCGCCCTGCGCCAAGCCGGGCCGGCCCACGTGGCTGCGCGATACAGCGTCGACGCCGGCTGTGCCCAGTGGCTGGCGCTGCTGCAGCGTGTCACGCAGGATTTCAGGTTCCAGCGCTGAGCGAACGTTCCATCGCCGGAAGGAGGCGATCGAGCTCAGGACTGCAGCGCTGGACGGTAGGCCCGATCCAACTCGGCGGCCACCGCCTCAAGCCGTTTGTCCAAGGTCCAGATCCGGGTCTGGTCCTTGAGCAGTGCGGAGGCCAGCAGGCTGACGTCGACGAAACCACACCCGCGGCCGAAGAGCGCTCGGCGCTCAATCAGGGCCCGCAGTTCGTCGGGCGCCGCGACCGGCACGCTTTCAAGCTCAGCCAGCATCTCGATGATGGATTGCCAGCCAGGGGGTGTCCCGCAAGCGATTTCCACCACGACGTACGGGTGGCACACGACCAGGCCTGCTTCAAGCAGCGCCACGAGCCGCTCGTTGCGCTGCTTGAAGTGCCCGACCCATACGGAGGTGTCGACGAGCACGTTCATGAGGTCGGTGTTTCGTCGCGCCGGCGCGGAGCAAGGTCGATGTCCGGGGCCTGGCCACCCAGGGCTGCCAGGCGCCGAGCGGTCTGCTGCTGGATGAAGGCCTTGACGCACTCCTTCAGCAACTCGGACTTCTCGATCCCGGGCGCTGCCAGCGAAACAGCCTTGGCAAAGAGTTCGTCATCAATCGTGAGTGTGGTCCGCATGGATCGTCTGGTGCATCAACATGCGCATCAGTCTGCATCAACCAGTGTGCCAAGACAAGCGCGTCAGGCTCGGGGGCATCGGGGCGCGCCATCCGATGGGCTGAACAGAACATGAAGGCTCTTCCCTGGCCGTGATGCGCCGACAACACGCGCACGCCCGGCGCAGTGAGCATTGCCCGGTTCACCCACCACGCACTGCAAACGCCCGAACCACGGGATTGTTGTGCCCTGTTCGCTGCGGTCTAGTGGCGGGTGAAACATCCATCAGACAAGCCCGCGCGATGCGGGCGTTTTATTGCGCATAGGGACACCACCAGCATGGCCACGTACATCAGCGTCGACGACATCGTTTACAGCGAAGGTGACTCGCAAGCGGTCTTCACCCTCCGGCTGAGTGGCGATGCCGCCACCACTGCGATCGACGTCAATTTCTCGACCACCGACGGCACCGCGCTCGACGCCACCGACTTCGACCACGTGACGGGCATCGTCACGATCCCGGTCGGCGATACGAGTGCGACGATCAGCGTGCCGATCACGGACGATGCCACGCTTGAAACCATCGAAGGCATCCTGCTCCAACTCTCCACCACCACGCCGGGCGCGGTGCTCACCCGCGGCACCGTCACGGGGCTGATCGTCGACAACGACATGCCTGCCGGCGTGCCCAACGTGAGCGCAGGCGATGTGGTGGTCGATGAAACCGACGGCATCGCCACGGTCTACATCACGCTCGACAAGCCCTCCGACGTCGACGTCACCGTCCACTACCAGACCCAGGCAGCCACAGCAGCGCCCGGCCTTCTGGACACCGAGGGCGACTACGTCACCGACAGCGACAGCATCACCATCCCGGCCGGCCAGACCGTCGCCAGCGTCGACGTGCTGATCAACAACGACGCCCTCGCCGAAGGCCGCGAGGTGTTCGCCCTGGCGTTGACCGGCGCCGTCAATGCCGTCATCACCGACCCGCGTGCCCACGTCGTCATCCAGTACAACGACGCCGCCGCCGTGCCCACCCCGGTGGTCAGCGTGCAGGGCGGCACGATGGTGGAAAACCAGGGCTACGTCGACTTTCTCGTCACCCTGAGCGCACCCGGCAGCGCCGAGGCCCGCGTCAACTACAACACCGGCGACGGCACCGCGCTGGACGGCGTCGATTACGAGAGCGTCACCGGCACCCTGGTGTTCGCCCCCGGTGAAACATCGAAGACCGTGCGCGTGCTGGTGGCCGACAACGCCGTCATCGACGGGACCCGCACCTTCAGCCTCGGCCTCAGCGGCATGAGCGGCCTGGTCAGTGGTGTGCTCACGGCGCAGGGCGTGATCCTCGACAACGAATCGCTCACGCCGCCCACCGTGCTGGCGCCGGTGCTGATCAACGCCAATGCGGGTGCCACCGGCAACATCCTGGGCGGCACGGGCTACAACGACAGCCTGACCGGCGGCGCCGGTGACGACGTGCTCGACGGCCGAGCACTCGACGACACCATGAAGGGCGGCGCCGGCAACGACACCTACATCGCCGAAGAAAGCGGCGGCCAGATCACCGAAGAAGCGGCCAGCGGCAACGACACCATCATCAGTTACCTGTCCAACTACACCCTCTCGTCCACCATCGAGAACCTGGTGCTCGGCGGGGTGGCCAACATCAGCGGCACCGGCAGTGCCGAGGCCAACACGTTGACCGGCAATACCGGCAACAACACCCTGAACGGCGCGGGTGGCAACGACACGATCTACGGGGGTGCGGGCAATGACAGCCTGACGGGTGGCACGGGCACCGACAGCCTGCTGGGTGGCGCGGGGGACGACACGTACACCTACGACAGCGGCGACGTGATCGTGGAGGGGCTGAACGAAGGTAACGACACGATCCTGAGCGCCGTGAGCCTGACGTTGGCGGTGGCGAATGTCGAGGGCATCACGTTGACGGGGGCGGACAACGTCAATGCGACGGGCGACGGGTTGGCGAATACGTTGACCGGGAACACGGGCAACAATGTGATGGATGGGGGTGTGGGAGCCGATAGCCTGGCTGGTGGGCAAGGCGATGACACCTATGTGGTCGACAACGCGGGAGACGTGATCACCGAGGGGGCGGGCGCCGGAACGGATACCGTTCAGGCGAGCATCACGTACTCACTGGCAGGGCTTGCCAACGTCGAGAACATCACGCTGACGGGCAGTGCAGCGATCAACGCCACGGGCAACGCGCTGGCCAACCGTGTGATCGGCAACGCTGGCGCGAACCGTCTGGTGGGCGATGCTGGCAACGACACCCTGGGCGGTGGGGCGGGCAACGACACCATGGTGGGCGGGCTGGGTGACGACGTCTACTACGTTGATGCAGCCGGGGATGTGGTCACGGAAGTCGCAGGCCAAGGCACCGACACTGTGTATTCGAACGTCAGCTACACGCTGAGTTCGGAAGTCGAGTCTCTGGTGCTGACCGGCTCGGCTGGGTTGAGCGGGACGGGCAATGACTCGGCGAACCTGCTGGCGGGCAATGCGGGCGCGAACAATCTGACCGGTGGCCTGGGTAACGACACGCTCAACGGGGGGGCAGGTACCGATAGCCTGGCTGGTGGGCAAGGCGATGACACCTATGTGGTCGACAACGCGGGAGACGTGATCACCGAGGGGGCGGGTGCCGGAACGGATACCGTTCAGGCGAGCATCACGTACTCACTGGCAGGGCTTGCCAACGTCGAGAACATCACGCTGACGGGCAGTGCAGCGATCAACGCCACGGGCAACGCGCTGGCCAACCGTGTGATCGGCAACGCTGGCGCGAACCGTCTGGTGGGCGATGCTGGCAACGACACCCTGGGCGGTGGGGCGGGCAACGACACCATGGTGGGCGGGCTGGGTGACGACGTCTACTACGTTGATGCAGCCGGGGATGTGGTCACGGAAGTCGCAGGCCAAGGCACCGACACGGTGTATTCGAACGTCAGCTACACGCTGAGTTCGGAAGTCGAGTCTCTGGTGCTGACCGGCTCGGCTGGGTTGAGCGGGACGGGCAATGACTCGGCGAACCTGCTGGCGGGCAATGCGGGCGCGAACAATCTGACCGGTGGCCTGGGTAACGACACGCTCAACGGGGGGGCAGGTACCGATAGCCTGGCTGGTGGGCAAGGCGATGACACCTATGTGGTCGACAACGCGGGAGACGTGATCACCGAGGGGGCGGGCGCCGGAACGGATACCGTTCAGGCGAGCATCACGTACTCACTGGCAGGGCTTGCCAACGTCGAGAACATCACGCTGACGGGCAGTGCAGCGATCAACGCCACGGGCAACGCGCTGGCCAACCGTGTGATCGGCAACGCTGGCGCGAACCGTCTGGTGGGCGATGCTGGCAACGACACCCTGGGCGGTGGGGCGGGCAACGACACCATGGTGGGCGGGCTGGGTGACGACGTCTACTACGTTGATGCAGCCGGGGATGTGGTCACGGAAGTCGCAGGCCAAGGCACCGACACGGTGTATTCGAACGTCAGCTACACGCTGAGTTCGGAAGTCGAGTCTCTGGTGCTGACCGGCTCGGCTGGGTTGAGCGGGACGGGCAATGACTCGGCGAACCTGCTGGCGGGCAATGCGGGCGCGAACAATCTGACCGGTGGCCTGGGTAACGACACGCTCAACGGGGGGGCAGGTACCGATAGCCTGGCTGGTGGGCAAGGCGATGACACCTATGTGGTCGACAACGCGGGAGACGTGATCACCGAGGGGGCGGGTGCCGGAACGGATACCGTTCAGGCGAGCATCACGTACTCACTGGCAGGGCTTGCCAACGTCGAGAACATCACGCTGACGGGCAGTGCAGCGATCAACGCCACGGGCAACGCGCTGGCCAACCGTGTGATCGGCAACGCTGGCGCGAACCGTCTGGTGGGCGATGCTGGCAACGACACCCTGGGCGGTGGGGCGGGCAACGACACCATGGTGGGCGGGCTGGGTGACGACGTCTACTACGTTGATGCAGCCGGGGATGTGGTCACGGAAGTCGCAGGCCAAGGCACCGACACGGTGTATTCGAACGTCAGCTACACGCTGAGTTCGGAAGTCGAGTCTCTGGTGCTGACCGGCTCGGCTGGGTTGAGCGGGACGGGCAATGACTCGGCGAACCTGCTGGCGGGCAATGCGGGCGCGAACAATCTGACCGGTGGCCTGGGTAACGACACCCTCAATGGTGCGGCAGGTAACGATGTGCTGAATGGTGGCGTGGGTTCGGACCTATTTGTGTTCAACGGAACCCTGAACGCTGCATCCAACGTCGACACCATTTCTGATTTCTCCGCAGGCGATCGGATTGCGCTGGACAATGACATATTTTCGGCGCTTGGTGCGGCGGGCACCTTGAACTCGTCATCGTTCTACGCTGGTGCGGGTTTTGTCGAGAGTACGAGTGCCGCACAAGCTGCCGGCGTGTATTACGATCTGAACACGGGTAGCCTTTATTACGATG
This portion of the Leptothrix cholodnii SP-6 genome encodes:
- a CDS encoding type II toxin-antitoxin system VapB family antitoxin gives rise to the protein MRTTLTIDDELFAKAVSLAAPGIEKSELLKECVKAFIQQQTARRLAALGGQAPDIDLAPRRRDETPTS
- a CDS encoding Calx-beta domain-containing protein, producing the protein MATYISVDDIVYSEGDSQAVFTLRLSGDAATTAIDVNFSTTDGTALDATDFDHVTGIVTIPVGDTSATISVPITDDATLETIEGILLQLSTTTPGAVLTRGTVTGLIVDNDMPAGVPNVSAGDVVVDETDGIATVYITLDKPSDVDVTVHYQTQAATAAPGLLDTEGDYVTDSDSITIPAGQTVASVDVLINNDALAEGREVFALALTGAVNAVITDPRAHVVIQYNDAAAVPTPVVSVQGGTMVENQGYVDFLVTLSAPGSAEARVNYNTGDGTALDGVDYESVTGTLVFAPGETSKTVRVLVADNAVIDGTRTFSLGLSGMSGLVSGVLTAQGVILDNESLTPPTVLAPVLINANAGATGNILGGTGYNDSLTGGAGDDVLDGRALDDTMKGGAGNDTYIAEESGGQITEEAASGNDTIISYLSNYTLSSTIENLVLGGVANISGTGSAEANTLTGNTGNNTLNGAGGNDTIYGGAGNDSLTGGTGTDSLLGGAGDDTYTYDSGDVIVEGLNEGNDTILSAVSLTLAVANVEGITLTGADNVNATGDGLANTLTGNTGNNVMDGGVGADSLAGGQGDDTYVVDNAGDVITEGAGAGTDTVQASITYSLAGLANVENITLTGSAAINATGNALANRVIGNAGANRLVGDAGNDTLGGGAGNDTMVGGLGDDVYYVDAAGDVVTEVAGQGTDTVYSNVSYTLSSEVESLVLTGSAGLSGTGNDSANLLAGNAGANNLTGGLGNDTLNGGAGTDSLAGGQGDDTYVVDNAGDVITEGAGAGTDTVQASITYSLAGLANVENITLTGSAAINATGNALANRVIGNAGANRLVGDAGNDTLGGGAGNDTMVGGLGDDVYYVDAAGDVVTEVAGQGTDTVYSNVSYTLSSEVESLVLTGSAGLSGTGNDSANLLAGNAGANNLTGGLGNDTLNGGAGTDSLAGGQGDDTYVVDNAGDVITEGAGAGTDTVQASITYSLAGLANVENITLTGSAAINATGNALANRVIGNAGANRLVGDAGNDTLGGGAGNDTMVGGLGDDVYYVDAAGDVVTEVAGQGTDTVYSNVSYTLSSEVESLVLTGSAGLSGTGNDSANLLAGNAGANNLTGGLGNDTLNGGAGTDSLAGGQGDDTYVVDNAGDVITEGAGAGTDTVQASITYSLAGLANVENITLTGSAAINATGNALANRVIGNAGANRLVGDAGNDTLGGGAGNDTMVGGLGDDVYYVDAAGDVVTEVAGQGTDTVYSNVSYTLSSEVESLVLTGSAGLSGTGNDSANLLAGNAGANNLTGGLGNDTLNGAAGNDVLNGGVGSDLFVFNGTLNAASNVDTISDFSAGDRIALDNDIFSALGAAGTLNSSSFYAGAGFVESTSAAQAAGVYYDLNTGSLYYDADGFGSGVGVKFAEVSGIPTLSNASFIVQE
- a CDS encoding type II toxin-antitoxin system VapC family toxin: MNVLVDTSVWVGHFKQRNERLVALLEAGLVVCHPYVVVEIACGTPPGWQSIIEMLAELESVPVAAPDELRALIERRALFGRGCGFVDVSLLASALLKDQTRIWTLDKRLEAVAAELDRAYRPALQS